A window of Thalassophryne amazonica chromosome 12, fThaAma1.1, whole genome shotgun sequence genomic DNA:
TGCAGGATTTCGCATAGTTTTGTTGAAAAAACGCATGGATGTCTCTGGAAAAGACCTTGAAAGCTGcatagtattcacagtgcttcaccttttctttttattaatgttacagccttattccaaaatggctaaAATTTGCTTTTCctcccaaaattctacacacaataccccatgacactgtgaaaaagttttttttttttttgcaaatttattaaaaataataaatactaagaaaaccataagtattcacagcctttgcctcgaagctcaaaattgagttcaggttgccactgattatccttgatgtttctacagctaaattggaatccacctgcggtaaatttagttgattgaaaTGAAGTTATttgtaacttacaaacttaagttcaaacaacttaattcattcaggttttaccaattgtaacactttaagttggttctttttcagtGTATCAGAGTGGCCACAGCAGATGGTGACCTCACTGAATCTGGTCTACTTTAGATTTCTTTCTGTAACCAATGTTCTTTACCACCGTCACTGGTGTGCTTGCTGACGGGGCAAACTGTCAAATCATAAAATATTCAGATTGTattgttttgatttttgagaGACAATTCTTCTACAACACATGTTGAAAGCTGTGTATTATATGACACTTTGCATTTTGGCAATCTTCAACTGAATAATTTCACTGATGTTTATTTTTAATTCCAGCAAAGGTGTTCCCTTGAGGTACCTGAGTAACTTCTAATACCAGGATCTACTCTCTgacatcagtggtttctgcagtcTGGGCAGAAGATGATCTCAATAAAATTCAGACCGTACGACCACAACTTGCTCCGGTACAACCCAACATCCACAGAAGTACACGTACACAGACGGGTAGACAGGTAGAACACAGTGCACTATGCATAATTTGTTTACAATTATCACATTTGTCTTTTAATTAATCAGTAGTTGTGCACACACTTTGCCACATTAGGAATGAGGTATCCTTAGTACATCCAGCAATAAAAACAAAGATCTGATAACATTCACTCGAAGGAAAATAAAGTTGAATTTATGGTTATACATGACCAcaaaatgaggagaaaaaaagaagACCTGTATTCAAGAATACAATGTAGTGAAGACAAACCAAGTTGTGGTTGATTAATGCTGTACACAGAGAGCTGGATGTCATCCTCTGGATCAACACTCAACACTCAACACtcacattactattattattattattattattattattgttcatgGTGTATTTCTAGACCTGGACCTACAGTGTTTCTGCACAGTACAGTTTAAAAGGTAAATCACACTTTTTCACCTCATCTGGAAGAGAATCTAGtttcttttaaaaatacatatatCGTCAACGCGGAAGAAACCCAAATAAGAAAGACTTTAACATGCGCCTCTAACTGAGGATTCAATTTGTTTCCTCGTCTGATGGCGTCAAACTGTCCCGTTAGGTTTTGGATGAATTTAAATGATATTTCTATGTGGCGATGGAGCGAGAGTCCGTGATCGTAGAGGCTGGAAGTTTGGGTCTTCTCCATTGCTGGTGCACCCTTGCGCTCCCGCATCAACGTTAGAGGGCGATTCCACCAGGACCTCCTGTGGCAACGGCGGCGCCCCCAGGTCTCCAGGTCTAGGAAGACTGGAGGAGGCTGTGGATGAAGCTACAACCATGCTATTAGCATAATTAGCATTACAGGACAATTGCTCTGGTTTCTGTAACAATGGGGGCGTGAGCGAGACCACTATGACTGACGTGGAAGGACTTTGCTCCCCATCTGGGTGGAAGAGCATGGTGGACTCGTTTGAAAATGTCCTGGAGAAGTCGCTGGTTGTTCCTGGAGTGCTGATGGTGCTGTCAGGTGTGGAACTGGAAGCCCCAGCTGTGGAGTAA
This region includes:
- the bcl10 gene encoding B-cell lymphoma/leukemia 10, translating into MEFHLSEDEMVEIKKEVLTKLRYYLCEKIRAERHIDFLRSRRILTRDDAEEISCRTTQTKRTGMLLDMLAENPRGLDTLIESIRESRAQNFIIAKITDEVQKIKNERLESRRAGASSSTPDSTISTPGTTSDFSRTFSNESTMLFHPDGEQSPSTSVIVVSLTPPLLQKPEQLSCNANYANSMVVASSTASSSLPRPGDLGAPPLPQEVLVESPSNVDAGAQGCTSNGEDPNFQPLRSRTLAPSPHRNII